A window of Pseudomonas denitrificans (nom. rej.) genomic DNA:
CGGAGAGGCCGACGCCGACGGAGAGCTGCAGGCTGTCCTTGTAGGCGATGGCGTTGTCCATCAGGTAGCGGAACAGGGCTTCGTCGCTGGCCATGCCGTCGATGAAGCGCTGGCCGGTGCGGGCGGCCACCGCCTGCTGGATCAGGCGCTGTTCGTAGAGGCCGTCGCCGAGGCGCTTCTGGGATTTGTCCGGGTCGTAGCCGAGCTGGCCGAGCAGGTAGTCGGAGCTGAGGAAGCTCTTCAGGCTGGTCAGTTCGGGGTTGGTCTCGATCAGGTATTTGTGGCTGTTGCTCGGGGTAGCGCTGCTGGGCAGGCCCTGCACGCGGGGGATGTCGAAGCCGTTGCCGGAGGTGGCATTGGCGGTGGACGCACCACCACCCAGGGCGACGTTGTCGGCCCCGCCGACAGCGCCGCCCAGCGCCTGTTCGCGCTGGCCGGTGCCGAGGTTCTGGCCGTTGAAGGCGAGCTCACCGCCGCCCTGCACGCTACCGGCCGCGCCGCCGCTGCCCTGCTCGCCGCTCAGGCGGAACAGGCCGTTGCTGCCGGTGGGCAGGCTGAAGCCCGGCAGGGTGATGGGGTTGACCTGCTGCTGGGCAAGGTCGGGCGGCAGTTGCGAGTTGATCGGCACCACGGTGGCGACCGGGCTGGCGCCGATGGCGGTGTCGCCGGTCTTCTGGCCCGGATTGACGAAGGTGTAGTTGTTGCGGATGACGCTGTTGTTGATCTCGCTGGTGGCAGTGATGCTGACGTTGCCGGCCGCCTGGATGATGCCGGCGTAGCTCTGGTCGCCGCTATTGAGCTGAGTGGTCGAGCCGTACTGCGGGTATTCCTTTTCGGTACGGGCGATGAAGTGGCTCAAGGCGGTAGCCATGGCGGCCGGGTCGTTGACGTAGTTGGGGCTGTCGACCCAGTACTGGTCGGTGAAGGCCTTGGCTTCGTTGCTGCGGCTGGCGTGGTCGCGGGTACGTTCGGAGCGCAGCACGCGCAGGGTTTCGGTCTCGCCGGTGACGACACCTTCGTTGCTCAGGCTGGCGACATTGGCGTAGAGGTTCTGCCCGGCGCTGATGACGCTGCTGGCGTTGTTGATCGAGTCGCCCAGCAGGTTCAAGTTGCCGCCGGCGCTGATGGAGGACGCGGCGCTGGCCTGGAGCACTTCGAGCTTGTCGCGCTCGGTGACTTCCCAGACCTGGTTTTCCTTGCCGCCGCTGCAGTCGGCGTTGCCGTCGTTGAAGTACTTGTAGCAGCTGACTTCGATGATCTGCGCGGTGTACTTGCCGGCGTTGTTGACCACCAGCACCACACGCTGGTTGTTCAGCGCGCCCACGTTCAGACGCATGTCGCCCTGGCTTTCGAGGGTGGCGGAGAGGTTGTCCAGGCTGGCGGCGCGGCCGCCGTTGTCGTCGGCGGCGAAGTCGAGGCTGCCGAGGCTGTAGACGTTGGCGTAGCGGTTGGTGAAGTTCTGCGCGCGCAGCTGCATATCGCCGCCGCTGAAGATCAGCGCGCCGTTTGGCTCGCCGTCGTTGCGCAGGTTCCAGGCGCTGAGGCGCACGTCGCCGGCGCCGCCGAGGGTGCCGTAGTTGTTGAGGGTGCCGGCGCTGGCGGTGAGGTTGCCACCGGCGGTGACGCGGCCACGGTTGTTCAGGGTGTTGGCGTTCAGGGTGACGCCCTGGCCGCCGGCGAGGCTGCCGGTCAGGTCGATCACGTCGGCGCCGAGGTTGAAGCTGCCGACGCTGGTGGTGCGCCCCGCACCGCTGTAGGTGCCGCCCAGCTGGATGTCGAGGCTGCCATCGCTGGCGATCAGGCCGGCGTTGGCCCAGTTGCCGCCGCGGCCGACGAGGCTCTGCGCGGCCAGCAACTGGCCGTACTGCCCCTGGTCGAGCTGGCCGATATCCAGGTCCAGGTTGCGCGCCTGGATGATGGCGTTGTTGGTCCAGCTGGCGGCCTGGTAGGTGAGGCTGCCGTTGGAGGTGAAGTTGCCGCCGGCCTGGGCGAGGTCGACGCCGAAGGTGCCGGTGCCGACGTGCAGCACGTTGCCGCCGCCGTTCTGCAGGGCGCCGGTCTGCAGGATCAGGTCCTGGGTGGCGCCTTCGATGCGGCCGAGGTTGTTGTTGAGCAGGCCGCCGCTGACGATCTTCATCTGGCTGGGGCTGGCTGTGCGCAGCAGGCTGACGGGCGTCTGGCCGAGTGCGCGAATGGCGCCGACCACGTTGTTGATGCTGGCCGCGCCGAGGGTCAGGTTGCCGCTGCTTTCGATCAGGCCGAACTGGTTGTTCAGCGCGCCGCCGAGGCTGGCGTCGAGGTTGCCGGCGCCGATCTTGCCGCCTTGGCCAAGTGCTGCGCCGTCGTTGAGCAACTGGTTGCCGCGCAGGTAGAGCAGGCTGCCGGCATACAGGCCGCCACCCTGGTTGTTCAGGTCGGTGGTGCTGATGCGGTTGTCACCGCTGACCGCCGAGAGGTGGCCGGCGCGGTTGTCGATGCCGCCGGTAGCGGTGATGTCCAGTGCCTTGGCCTGGGTGGTGCCGGCGTTGTTGCTGAACTGGCCGGTGACCAACTTGAGGTTGCCGTTGGCGGCATTGATGACGCCGCCGCTGTTGTCGAGGCTGCCACTGCCCAGGTCGAGCTGGCCGGTCTGGCTGATGATGCGGCCGTTCTGGTTGCCGAGGGCGCCGGTTGTCTTGAGGGTGGTGTCGCCCTGGCCCTGCAGGGTGCCGCCGCCGTTGGCGATGCTGGCGGCGCTGAGGTTGAGCTGGCCGGCCTTGCTGAAGACCAGGCCGTCCTGGCCGTTGAGCAGCTCGGCGGTGAGTTGCAGGGTCAGGTCGTCCTGCGCGGCCACGGTGCCGCCGACGCTGTTGTCGAAGCGCCCGGCGAGGACCTTGAGCAGCCCCTGGCTGGCGAGCTGGCCGCCACGGTTTTCCAGGCTGCCGACGCTCAGGTTGAGCGGGCCGCCGCTGGCGATTTTCGAGCCGGCGCCGATGTTCAGCAGGGCGCCGAGCAGGCCCAGGCGCAGCGCGCCCTGGCTGACCAGGCTGCCGCCGCTGTTGTTCAGGCTGCTGGCGTCGTAGTCGACGCTGGCGGCGCTGATCTGCCCGGCGCGGTTATCCACAGCCTTGGCACTACCGGTCAGGCTGCCCTGGGCGCTGAGCAGGCCGCCATTGCTGTTGTCCACGTCGCCGCCCACGGTCAGGTCGAGCCCACCCTGGGTGGAGACGATGCCGCCGGCATTATTCAGGCTGCCGGCATCGAGGCTGAGCTTGCCCTTGCTGACCAGCGCGCCTTCATCGTGGTTGTCGAGCGCGCCGCTGACCGTCAGGGTCAGCGCGCCATCGCGGCTGGAGAGCGTGCCGCTGCTGCTGTTGTCCAGGCTGGCGGCGTTGACCACCAGGCCTTGCCAGCCGGAGAGCAGGCCTTGGCTTACGTTGCGCAGGGCGCCGGCGTTCAGTTCGAGCTGGCCGGCGCTGATGATCCGGCCGCTGTCGCCGTTGTCGAGCTGGCCGCTGGCCGTGAGCGCGAAGCCCTGGCTGGCGGAGATTTCCCCGCCACGGTTGTCGAGGTTGCCCAGGCCGTTGATCTGCAGGGCGCCGGTGGCGCTGAGCAGGCCGCCACGGTTGTCGAAGTCGCCACGCTGGGCGCCGTTGCCCAGGTCGAGGGTGACCTTGCCTTCGCCGATCAGCGCGGCCTGGCGCTGGATGAGCTGGGCGACGATCAGGTGCAGGTCGCCCTTGGCGGAGATTTCCCCGCCGCCGGTGGATTCGAGCTTGCCGCCGCGCAGGGTCAGCGCGCCCTGGCTGGTGATCAGGCCACCGAGCTTGCCGGTGGCGCTGGCGCCGTTGAGGACGTTGCCGGCGCCGAGGTCGAGGCCCCGCGCACCGCTGATTACGCCATCGCGGTTGTCGAGGTCGGCGGTGCTGGCGTCGAGACGGCCCTGGGCGAGCAGGCGGCCGTCGCGGTTGTCGGCGGTGCCGGTGGCCAGCAGCAGGTCGCCGGTGGCGGACAGCAGGCCGCCCTGGTTGTTCAGGCTGGCGCTGCCGACATCGAGCTTGCCGCTGGCGACCAGTGCGCCGTCGCCGTGGTTGTCCAGCGCACCCTGGCTGCGCACCAGCAGGTCGCCGCGGCTGGCGAGGGTGCCGCCCTGGCTGTTGTCGAGGCTGGCGGCGCTGACGCTGAGGCCGTTGCTGCCGGAGAGCACCCCGGCGTTGCTGTTGTTCAGTGCGCCGCTGGTGAGGGTCAGGCGGTCGCCGGAGAGAATCTTGCCGCCCTGGTTGAGCAAGGCCCCGGTGGTGAGGGCAAAGCCGCGGTCGCTGGAGATTTCGCCGCCCCGGTTGTCGAGGCTGGCGACGTTGCGCAGCGCCAACTGGCCGGGGCTGCCGAGCAGGCCGCCGGCGTTGTTCAGGGCGCCGCCCTGGAGGTCGAGGTCGACGCCGCCCTGGCCGATCAGCTGGCCGCCGCCGTGCTGGTCGAGGCCAGCGATGCGGCCGTCGATGACGCCGCGCGCGGAGAGGCTGCCGCCCTGGCTGTTGTCCAGCTGGGCGGTGGCGAGGTGGATGGCGGCGTCGGTGACGATGCGGCCCTGCTGGCTGTTGTCGAGCTTTGCGCCTTGCAGGCGGATATCGCCGGCGGCGCTGAGGATGCCGCCGGCGTTGTTCAGGTCGGCGCCGGCGAGGTCGATGCTGCCGTCGCTGAGCAGCTTGCCGCCGCGGTTGTCGAGCGCACCGGCGAGACGGGAGAACAGCAGGCCGGCACTGGAGACCGCGCCCCCACGGTTGTCGAGGCTGCCGGCGTTGAGGGTCAGGCTGCCCTGGCTGAGCAGGGCGCCGTTACCACTGTTGTCGAGCGCGCCGGCCAGTTGCAGCCAGAGGCTGTTCTGGCTGTTCACCCGGCCGCCCTGGCTGTTGTCCAGGCTCTGCCCGGTGATGCTCAGGCCGTCGCGGCCGGCCAGGGTGCCGGCGCGGTTGGCGATGCGCTGCACCTGCAGCTCGAGGCCGGCGTCGCCGATGACCTTGCCGACGCCGTTGTCCAGGCTGGCAGCCTGCACAGCGACCTTGGCGCGGCTGGAGATTTCGCCGCCCTGGTTGAGCAGGTCGGTGCCTTTGACGCTGACGCCGTTGTTGGCGGCGATGAGGCCGCCGTTGCGGTTGTCGAGCAGCCCGGCGTCGAGGTTCAGCGCGCCCTGGGCGAGCAGTTCGCCGCCCTGCTGGCTGAAGCTGTCGGCCTTGGCCTGCAGGTCACCCTTGGCATTCACGCTGCCCCGGGCGTTGTTCACCTGGCTGGCCGTCAGGCGCAGTGCCGCGCCGCTGTCGAGGGCGCCGCCCTGGCTATTGTCCAGCTGGCCGACGTCGATCTTCAGGTCGCCCAGGCTGCTGATCACGCCCAGCGCGCTGTTGTTCAGGCTCCCCCCGGAAAGGGTCACGCCGGCGTCGCCGACCACCAGCCCGCCCCGGTTGTCGAGGTTGCCGGCCTGCACGCCTAGCGCGCCCTTGGCCGAGAGCAGGCCATCGGCCTGGTTGTCGAGCGTGTGCTGGACGCGGGCCTGCAGGGTGCCGTTGCTGACCAGGGTGCCCTTGCCGCTGTTGTCGAGGCTGTCGAGGGTGAAGTCCAGCGACTGCTCGGCGGAGAACAGGCCGAGGCGGTTGTCCAGCGCGCCGCCGCTGACTTGCAGGCGGTTGGCGACGGCCTGGCCGTTGCGGTTGTCCAGGCGCGCGGCGTGGAGCGTCAGTTGATCGCTGGCGAGCAGGCGGCCCTGGCGGTTGTCCAGGCTGGCAGCGCTGACGCGGGTGATGGCGCCCTTGAACGCGCCGCCCTGGTTGTCCAGGCTGCCGCTGGCGTTGGCGTCCAGGTTGCGGCTGGCAACCACGCTGCCGCTGTTGCGCAGGTTCTGCGCGGTGATCGCCACGTCGCCCTGGGCGTTGCGGCTGTTGTCCGGGTTGACGCCGGCTTCGACGACGCCGCTGTTGCTGACCTGCGCGGCGGTGAGCGCGACACGCTGGCCGGCCGCGAGGCTCTGGCTGTTGCTCAACTGGCCGCTGGCGTTCAGCTCGGCGACGCCGCTGGCGTAGGCCGGGCCGGTGACTGCAATGTCGCTGGCCTTGGCGCGCAGGTTGCCGGCGGCGCTGGTGCGGGCCAGGGTCAGCTGGCCGTTGGCGTCGATCTGGATGTCGCCGCCGCTGGCGGCCATGTTGCCGGCGAGTTTTACGCCCACGCCCTGCTCGGTGCCCACCAGGCGGATGGCGCCGGCGTACATGCCGCCCAGCGCGGAGCTGTCGATGGCCAGTTGCGGCTTGGCGCTGCCGTCGTCGGCCTTGGCGGTGGCGGCGAGGGTCTCGGCGTCCACCTGGTTGCGGCCGGTCACCACGGCGAGTTGCTGCGCGTAGAGGTCGGCGTTGAGCTTGGCGCTGCGGGTGATCAGCTCGAACTGGTCGAGGTTGCTGGCATTCAGGCCGGCGCCTTCGACGCTGATCTCGCCGCCGTCGACGTCGTAGCCACGCAGGCGCTCGCCATCCATCAGCGGCTTGCCGGTGGTCAGGGTGGCGCGCGGGGTATTGATGAAGCCACAGCCGTTGCAGGTGATGCCATGAGGGTTGGCGACGATGACGTGGGCGGCCTGCCCGGCCACTTCGGTGTAGCCGCGCAGTTGCGAGGGGTTGGCCCCGGTGACTTCGTTGAGGATCTTGTTGGCCGCGCCGCCCTTGAGGTTCGGGTTGCCGACGATGATCCCGCCCAGCTGGGTGGACTGGGTCTTGCCGGTGGCGTTGTTGAGGATCAGGCCGTTCTGCCCGACGTTGTAGTCGCTGAACTTGTTGTGGGAGAGCCCCGCGCCGTTGGGCGTGGCGATGTTCACCACGGGCACGCCATTGCCCGCCGCGCCCAGGTGCGTATTGCCACCGGCTGCCGCGTCCACCGCCAGCTCGGCCGCTGCCGCGACGATGGGGTTGAGGATCAGGATGCCGGCAAGCACGCTGGCAATGGCCTGGTACAACGGGTGGCGTACGTCCATGTGGGAATCTCCCAAGTGCCGGCAGATGCCAGCTACTAGCTAAAGAGCGAATCGGTTCAGAAGAAGAGGTCGACGCGGAAATACACCGGGTGCTCGCGTCGCTCGATGATGTCCGGGCGCTCCAGGGAGCGCGCCAGGGTCACGGAGGCGGCGGCGTACTGCCCGCGCGCACTGAACTCCAGGCCGTGGCCGCTCATGCGTCCGGAGAGGCCCGGGTTGTATTGGCCGTGCTCGATGGCGCCGAAGTCGTAGGCGTAGGCCACGCCGTACTCCTGCACCCAGGGCAGCAGCGGCTCCCAGGTCACGGCGCGGCGCCAGCGCAGCTGGTTGCG
This region includes:
- a CDS encoding hemagglutinin repeat-containing protein → MDVRHPLYQAIASVLAGILILNPIVAAAAELAVDAAAGGNTHLGAAGNGVPVVNIATPNGAGLSHNKFSDYNVGQNGLILNNATGKTQSTQLGGIIVGNPNLKGGAANKILNEVTGANPSQLRGYTEVAGQAAHVIVANPHGITCNGCGFINTPRATLTTGKPLMDGERLRGYDVDGGEISVEGAGLNASNLDQFELITRSAKLNADLYAQQLAVVTGRNQVDAETLAATAKADDGSAKPQLAIDSSALGGMYAGAIRLVGTEQGVGVKLAGNMAASGGDIQIDANGQLTLARTSAAGNLRAKASDIAVTGPAYASGVAELNASGQLSNSQSLAAGQRVALTAAQVSNSGVVEAGVNPDNSRNAQGDVAITAQNLRNSGSVVASRNLDANASGSLDNQGGAFKGAITRVSAASLDNRQGRLLASDQLTLHAARLDNRNGQAVANRLQVSGGALDNRLGLFSAEQSLDFTLDSLDNSGKGTLVSNGTLQARVQHTLDNQADGLLSAKGALGVQAGNLDNRGGLVVGDAGVTLSGGSLNNSALGVISSLGDLKIDVGQLDNSQGGALDSGAALRLTASQVNNARGSVNAKGDLQAKADSFSQQGGELLAQGALNLDAGLLDNRNGGLIAANNGVSVKGTDLLNQGGEISSRAKVAVQAASLDNGVGKVIGDAGLELQVQRIANRAGTLAGRDGLSITGQSLDNSQGGRVNSQNSLWLQLAGALDNSGNGALLSQGSLTLNAGSLDNRGGAVSSAGLLFSRLAGALDNRGGKLLSDGSIDLAGADLNNAGGILSAAGDIRLQGAKLDNSQQGRIVTDAAIHLATAQLDNSQGGSLSARGVIDGRIAGLDQHGGGQLIGQGGVDLDLQGGALNNAGGLLGSPGQLALRNVASLDNRGGEISSDRGFALTTGALLNQGGKILSGDRLTLTSGALNNSNAGVLSGSNGLSVSAASLDNSQGGTLASRGDLLVRSQGALDNHGDGALVASGKLDVGSASLNNQGGLLSATGDLLLATGTADNRDGRLLAQGRLDASTADLDNRDGVISGARGLDLGAGNVLNGASATGKLGGLITSQGALTLRGGKLESTGGGEISAKGDLHLIVAQLIQRQAALIGEGKVTLDLGNGAQRGDFDNRGGLLSATGALQINGLGNLDNRGGEISASQGFALTASGQLDNGDSGRIISAGQLELNAGALRNVSQGLLSGWQGLVVNAASLDNSSSGTLSSRDGALTLTVSGALDNHDEGALVSKGKLSLDAGSLNNAGGIVSTQGGLDLTVGGDVDNSNGGLLSAQGSLTGSAKAVDNRAGQISAASVDYDASSLNNSGGSLVSQGALRLGLLGALLNIGAGSKIASGGPLNLSVGSLENRGGQLASQGLLKVLAGRFDNSVGGTVAAQDDLTLQLTAELLNGQDGLVFSKAGQLNLSAASIANGGGTLQGQGDTTLKTTGALGNQNGRIISQTGQLDLGSGSLDNSGGVINAANGNLKLVTGQFSNNAGTTQAKALDITATGGIDNRAGHLSAVSGDNRISTTDLNNQGGGLYAGSLLYLRGNQLLNDGAALGQGGKIGAGNLDASLGGALNNQFGLIESSGNLTLGAASINNVVGAIRALGQTPVSLLRTASPSQMKIVSGGLLNNNLGRIEGATQDLILQTGALQNGGGNVLHVGTGTFGVDLAQAGGNFTSNGSLTYQAASWTNNAIIQARNLDLDIGQLDQGQYGQLLAAQSLVGRGGNWANAGLIASDGSLDIQLGGTYSGAGRTTSVGSFNLGADVIDLTGSLAGGQGVTLNANTLNNRGRVTAGGNLTASAGTLNNYGTLGGAGDVRLSAWNLRNDGEPNGALIFSGGDMQLRAQNFTNRYANVYSLGSLDFAADDNGGRAASLDNLSATLESQGDMRLNVGALNNQRVVLVVNNAGKYTAQIIEVSCYKYFNDGNADCSGGKENQVWEVTERDKLEVLQASAASSISAGGNLNLLGDSINNASSVISAGQNLYANVASLSNEGVVTGETETLRVLRSERTRDHASRSNEAKAFTDQYWVDSPNYVNDPAAMATALSHFIARTEKEYPQYGSTTQLNSGDQSYAGIIQAAGNVSITATSEINNSVIRNNYTFVNPGQKTGDTAIGASPVATVVPINSQLPPDLAQQQVNPITLPGFSLPTGSNGLFRLSGEQGSGGAAGSVQGGGELAFNGQNLGTGQREQALGGAVGGADNVALGGGASTANATSGNGFDIPRVQGLPSSATPSNSHKYLIETNPELTSLKSFLSSDYLLGQLGYDPDKSQKRLGDGLYEQRLIQQAVAARTGQRFIDGMASDEALFRYLMDNAIAYKDSLQLSVGVGLSAEQVAALTHDIVWLEEAEVNGEKVLVPVLYLAQAENRLGPTGALIQGQDVTLISGGALDNAGTLRASNNLSASASNLSNSGLIQAGNRLDLLADDSIRNAAGGIIAGRDVSLTALTGDVINERSVTRIDSAQSANRTWTTSFADSAARIEAANSLDISAGRDVSNLGGVLQSRGDLFIGADRDVNIASVEVTNGQLNGRRYYSETTTQLGAEASAGRDLDISAGRDLNAVASRLDAARDAALSAGRDVTLASAADESHSYSNTRKTKSKNDRVEQQSTVLTAGGDVSLYAGQDLGVIGSQVKGGGNVALDAERDVAIVATQNEQYAYLYKKKEGSFGKSKTKTSESYAEANVDSVIQAGKDLTVNISKAEDGGIRLNGGRDLVVAGSQLQAGNDLMLGATRDIAILASEQDQASASGKSKSSAFGVSKTKEVRNSASTEQVGSILQGGNDTVLVAGRNVDVNASRIGARRDVELHAGKLDATGDINIVAGSDSSSSYAEKQRSKWGISNSGNFVSINTASKAGNTSEQTVNAPSEIAAGRDVRMTSARDINVVGSNIAAERTVGMQADRDVNILPGESTSSAKDWEKKRQTGLGWKAEETTGVAYLGIDWNAEHGKQVDTAAAGSQVRAGEDLDIRAGRDIRQQGSDLDAGRDIRLVAGRDIVADAGQDTSEQERVKRHQRASIGVQGSQSISTGIQNFGHLGDGETVFGKVSSVLKTIDGTSDAGASASIYVGANQEQSNKQAQQYDARNSTLNAGRDIIAQAGRDITLQGTQADAGRNILLDAGRDLSIQSSQSNYRSKDHSDSVSGSVGIGVGNYNVASQQGSSSIGSNGSGTNTSNSGIYGAGSVAWNDQEQNGSRQNNAHLNAGGDIDLRSGRDTLIAGATVEGGGVKIDVGRDLTVASVRDQDRIEGNGQSHSGSGGFGGGSGAISVSKTDGKRNWVGEQTRIQGRDSVDIYTEGHTQLDGAVIASNTGDLLLNTGTFGHSDLYDKDRYKSVDITSGMAYNSKENQDNGKTTNDQAQVPNKYIEGSYDIRNAEQVNRATVGAGEIVVRDNPGQDLSGLNRDTDKAQELLKDEHKGEDLYLSSNSVEKVGQAAEVVGNAVPAVVDGFQRASARKDLATGTPDERSAAAVKLLQYQVGSDADTPAGKELGERLADLARRDPAAASEALNAIQQLQNTLAPPGSQNFAPALEIGAVALIALAAGGVVVSTNPEYQQKVADLLASLPEAQRRNIENLTDLLGIEGFPIHKGDFGKFIFPAADKDTSTPATSGYGADGKVELPSSTGGSGIQQNGGWSTTSPAGEVPAPGNMYSESPLDYEAAPYHGKNDNAVKSKAPANGQAALDGSIQVKPTSPRRVGIDYDAGEFVVFDKTIDTTYHGHVRSWKDLHPDMQRALQSAGLVDRKGKILVGNN